TCCGGGTTTTACCACTGTGATATTTTCCAACAGGAAATTGTCGGACAGTGAAACCCAGAAAATCAAGACCAACCCGAGCTTCATACATATTAAGTGTATGGGATATTCGGGTTTTACTTGGTTTCAATTCCAGCCCCAATTCGCTTAACCACTCACTAATAATCTGCTGACATCTTTGGATAACGGCAAGGTCTTTATGCAGAATGACGAAATCATCTGCAAATCGAATTAAGCTTATTGCTGTATAGTTCGTCGCTAGAGAGCCGGGTAGACTTAAAGCAACTTGTTTAATTCTATTTTCCATGCCGTGGAGGGCTATATTCGCTAATAATGGCGAAATCGTACCCCTTGTGGAACACCCATTGATGTTGTTGTGTTGTCAGATTTCTCCCTCAAAGCATATTCGGAGAAATCAATCACTCCCGCTTTTAACCATGCACGAATTTGTCGGCAGATGGTGGGGAATGTATTTAATTTTGACAGCAGAACATTGTGATTAATTTTGTCAAAACATTTCGCAATATCGGCATCCAACACATATTTAGGTTTGAACTTAATCGTGTTGAATATTGCCTGAATCGCATCATGGGCGCTTCTTCCTGGTCGAAAACCGAACGAGTTTGGCTCAAAACGGCTTCCCATTCAGGTTCTAAGGCTAATTTTACTAGACCTTGCAAGGCACGGTCAAAAATTGTAGGTATTGATAACGGGCGAAATTCTTCCCGACCACCAGGTTTTGGTATCCACACCCTTCGAGTGGGGGTAGCTTTATTTCCTAGTTTTAAGGAATTTACCAATGTCAGACGTGCTGCTGGGGACAACGATTTTACGCCATCCACTCCTGCGGTTTTTTTTTTTTCCTCGGTTATCTTGTGTTATTCTACGCACCGCTAAACACTTAGCTGACCAGGAATGTAACAAAGTTTTCTGGAGTTTTCGGACTGCTTTGACATCACCACGCTGCGAGGCTTTGTAAATGCGCTTTTGCAACTTAATACCTTCCTCTGGTGCTTTCGCCAGGGGATAGCATTCCATTCCACCGTAGTCTTTACACTCGTTTTAGACGTATACATTGCTACTTGTACCTCTACTATCCAAGTCACCGTGCCTCCGTCTGCATATCCTCCTCATTACAAAGAGGCGTTGGCTTCTGAGGCAATCCTTCCCCTGAAGGCTTGCGGTTGGCTACCTACTCAGGAAATCGACCATTTTCTGAGAGCGCATAGGGAGTTACTTCGTTCCCAATTTTTCGTTTGACGCTGGTTTTAGGATTCTCTCTCTTCACCGGGTTTATTGTGAGTGCATATTGGTCTGCCGCTTAATCAGCCAACCACTTATCCTCTCCCTTTTGGGACAAGCCTCACAGCCTTTTGGCTTGTTTTGCATTACGATGATTCAGTCAAGAGATTTGTATTCCTATCCATGACCAGCTATGCTTGGCGGGATTCCGCATTAGGCTAGTAGTTACCGCCATGATTCCCCGCTTTACCCCAACAAGGAACCACCTTGTTGAGATAGGGGACTCGCTGTCACTCCTGCACCTGGAGGGATGGAATTACACCATCACGAAAAACTGAGTTGTCAAGGTTCGGTTGGGAATAATCCCTTCTATTTACCTTGCCTGTCATCCCCGAATATTTCTACTCATTTCGACAGAACGAATCACACTAGCGGCTTGCAAACATAATCATCTTGGCTTGCAAACAAGCTGATTTCTGGCTCAGATTGGGTCTTAAAATAGCGCTGATTGTGGTCCTAATCCTTTAGTATTGTGGGTCGCTACAGCAGCTCCTGCCAACCCCGTTAATTTGACAATACCTGGCGGTCGGTGTGCATGGGCGTTGTTATACCGCGATCGCTTCTCATCAGACTTATTTCATTAAAATCAGCTCCAAGCTGGTTATCGAGGAGTTTTTACAAACTGTTTACCACAGTCCTTACAGCGATAACATTGCTTCCCTCGTCGGTATCCATTCTTAAACAAGTTACTGGATTGGCAGTGCGGGCAAACCATTACTTTCATTACATTGTCATTCTGGCGATCGCCCACATATGGTTCTAAGTATGACACCATCAAATCCTCGATCTGTTGAATCAACCGTTGGCGGTGTTCCTGCTTAGCACTGCGAAGCGCTGCCAGCATGACTGCATTACTACTATGGACACAGACCTCTGCTAATAAATGGCACTGTTCCGTTGATATAGCTGAATTTCGTTGTCCTAGAATTGTTGCCATAAAATCGATCGCCTCCTGAGTCATGCTCTCGTCGATCGCCTGCAAAATCTGAGGTGATACATAAAATTGCACAAACACCACTCGCGATACTGGCTGCTCAAAGAGTTCCGCAACTGCTACTGCTAAATTGTGAATCATGGCGCGGAGAGATAGCTGGGCAATGGTTGGAATGTCTACCTGTGCCCAAAATGTTTTCACTCGCTCTGACGTAGCTCCATTGCCTTAAAATGGCTGCTTTATCAGGAAAAACTGGTAAAGGGAACCGATGGCTGTTCCTGCTTTAGCAGCAATCAGATGAGTGGTTGCCGATTCGTACCCCACCTCATCAAATACAACGGCTGCTGCATCTAAAATTTTTCAACCCGCTCCCTCCCACGCTGCTGCTTTGGTTGACGACGGAAATTATTTGATTCCTGATTGCTTGACGAACGTGAATAATCTGTCATATGCTAAGAACGCGAGGAATCTTTCACAATTTTACTTTTAGGAAGAACGCCATGCAGTCAATGCTAACTGGTGCGCCCTGGTTATTAGCGCACGAATCAATGCTAACCGTGAATCAACCTCGGAAGGTTTTCCTGTATGGTGCTGACTATGTGATGTGGAAGGATGCATCTGGCGCAGTTCATGCCTTGCCTAATGTTTGTCCTCATATGGGAGCGATGCTGTCAGAAGGATGGTGTGAGGTGCAGAGTAATGGTACAAGCAATGTTGTGTGTCCGTTTCATGCGCTTCAGTTTGACTCAGACGGTTGCACTACATTACCTGGATCAGGTAACAAACATTACCTCAATTGCAACCTTTAGAGCTAATCATCCAGGGGAATTTTATCTGGTCGTATGGGGGTGTGAACCCAAAATCCCTATTCCTGAGATCCTGAATGAGTTTGCAGCACAGTATGAGTTTATTGGATTTACTGGCGACCGCAGCGTCAAAACTGACTTACTGACCATGCTGCTTAATATGCATGATTACAATCATCAAAACGGTACTCACCGTACCTTATTTGAAATTCAAGAAGTGCAATTTAAGCAGTTTATCGATCGCGGGCATCATTCCCATGCCTATTATGATATGCCCAGAACAAAATCGAAACTGCAAGATATTTTGAAAAATCCAGCCATTCTTGCACTTCCTAAAATAATCAGTGCTCATCTGGAAAACTTTTTTCCAGCATTAGTCATTTTTCACGGTAAGTCTCCAATTGCCACCATCAAGCAATGTCATCTATTCATACCAGAATCTGAGACTCACACTCGAACCTATGTGCTTATGTTTGGCAAAGCTCACAGCCCGATCGTCCATCTGCTGAAACAGAATATTCTGAAGCTCGCAGATCTGGTCATCAATCAAGATGCAGACATTTTAGGTAAGATTTATCCGGATACCCCTCAGAAAATTAAACTCAACAATGAAGTTGGAATGGATTGGGTACGACGCAACTTTGAAAGTTTCCCTGATGTAGTTGAACCAAACTTGTCAAAGTAGATTTAAAGTCATTATTTGTATTTCTTATCAATCAAGCTTAAAAAATCAGTCATTTTAAAAACTTTACAAGGTTGCACCTGATGACACGAACCTTCTATTTACGCCGTGGGCTGCGGTCAAAACCAGTTGGTCGCGGGATGAGAAGTTGACTCATGAGGTTGTGTGTTCTCAGAACGGGGCAGGCTTTAGGTAAACCCATGTACCGCGCCTAATCTCCCCTCAATGATCGCCCTCAGCAGTGGCAGATAACCTCAAATTTAAACAACGCCTCTAGAGTAATCTCCCAAGGCGTTGCGCTCGATTAATTTATAAAGCTTAGTTTTAGCTATTGCCTGTATATAGCTATAGCTTAATTGGCAAGTTTTCCCTCAAGGAAAAGACTGGATAAATTTAGAGAGGAATTCTGTAAAGAGAGCAAGTAGATCTGTGACTAGCGCTACCTCTGTAAAATCACCAAACCAACTTGAACATCCTAACTTCCGCGATCGCACTATTCCTCAGTCCCTAAATAGCAGCGATGATAAAGATATACAAAAAACTATTCCAAGCCGCCCCCGCCTTATTGGGGGCTTCTTATTGGGTGCGATCGCTTCTGCTTTAATTCCCCTTTAGTAGAAATAGTACACAGGGAGATCGCCCTGTGGCAACCCAATCCGCTCCCCTGATTGTTAAGTGATCGGAGAAAAACCACAATGTAAGGGTTGAGAGGGAATTAGGGAGAACAATGGCAAGAAGCCTGCTGGCACGAGATCGAGGTCCGCTAGTCAGCATTCACGGACTGGAGTTTGCCTGTACAGATTTCGTCAGCTATGCCAGTCGCGGCTACGAGCTGCTCTCCGATCTCTACGAAGAACAGCAAGCAATCGGCGTGCAGCAGTTCCTCGAACGAGTGGGAGCAATTCGGTTGGTGGAGTGGCGGCAGCGTCCGTCTCAATGTCGGCGGTTAGCTAAAGCCCTACTGAATGCGACGATGGTGCTACAAAGCATGGTGGGTGATAATCGCGATTTGCAGTCAGTCATCAAGCAAAAACGAGTCAGGGCAAACGCATCATGTCAATAAGCCAGAAAAATCCCCAGTTTATTGAGAATAGCTGCAATAAACTTGAGCTTATTGAGAAAAAATTGAGTTGAGAGAGTTTGCAATAACTCATGCTTTCTTGAGAAAAACTAGTCTGGGCATAGGGTCGGGAGAAGTTGAATATGCGACGAATATTCTCTAGTGAATTTAGATGCGTTTGCCCTGGGATTTCAGGGATTACAACAAGAGTTTGACAACATTCATCTGCCACATAAAAAGCCAAAAGGCAAGGAATTGAGCGACCAACAGAAGCAAGAAAACCGAGAATTTAGTCGTCAACGAGTCAAATGTGAACATGCCCACGCAGGCATCAAGCGATACAACGCAGTTACAGACGTGTATCGCAATCGTGTGCCTGATTTCGATGACTGCTTGATGTTAAATGCGGTGGGTTTGTGGAACTTCTATTTGGATGCAGCATAATTTGCAGAAAAATCGGGAAAACCCTGTCCCAAAGCCAGTTTTATTTCCCAACAAGTCTATGGAAAGCTGAGCATCATTGACAACGCTTCCCTACCGTACCATCTCCTTCACTTTTTGCGACACAACCCTTGAGATTAGGTTTGGTAGACAAAGTTGATGGATGCGTTAGTTGTCTGGTGCATCTGGTATCAGATCCAAATGCGTATAGCCCTGAAGCGCCATTATGTAATAACATTATGTAATAACATATAAGGAGTAACCAAGTGCAAGTGCCATGCCACACAAACGATATAACGCAACTTGGGCGAAAATTGGCAATGCATCAGGCTTTCGTCTAAGTGCCGGATTTTTTAAGGAAAATCCTCAATTTGCTGGAGCGAAAGGTGCGGTTGAAGTCATCAGTTCCGATACCCTGCTAGTCCGCTTACAGCCCCAATCAACAGAACAAGAACAAGCTGAAGACGAACTGATGCTGAGTTTATTTCTAGATTTTTTGATGAAGCAGGCTCTATCCAATCCCTCGGAACTGGAAGCCTACACAGAAGCTATGGCAGCAGAGGACGACGAGTTGACAGCAGGAGTAGTCCTTGATAATTAACGGCTGGCAAATCTACTTTATTAAACGGCTGTTTGGCAAACAGCGTCGGGATTTACAAGCTAAAGTTCGCCAGCTAAAAAAAACCTTGCCCAAGGAGGAATATTTAAGCCATGACACGGTGAAACTCTACACCGCGATCGTGGTTGCCATCAAGGAGAAAATTCCCCTAGATCCTTTTGCATCTCACTTCGCGCTCACTGGTCCGCTCAAGAAGTACGGACGGGTCAAAAAGATGGGTCTACCCAGCCGTTATCGCCTCTTCTTTCGTGCTTTGCAGACTCCAGAGCGCAAGGCGATTTTCATCCTCTGGCTAGGTTATCCACGTAAGGCGGGGGATAAAAACGATTGCTATAAAGCGTTTAGAAAAATGGTAGAGCGAGGCGACTTTCCCAATTCCCTTGACGATCTGCTGCTTAAGAGCGAGGAGGACTAGTGTGAGGAGGATGAAGCCAATTCGACCGCGATCGCACACAGAGAGCTATTTTGTTTAATCAACTGCCCTGATCGGCGATAAGTGACATTATCACCGATCGAGAGCGAAAAATTTCGGGGGAGATGAGGGACACAACGCGGTAAGATGACTCAATGTCTGATTCTGCTGAAAGAGTCATATATCAACTAAAGGTGGTGCTGTTGGGCATCAGCCCAATGATTTGGCGGCGCATACTTGTCAGCAGCGACAGCACGATAGAAGACTTGCATTACACTATCCAGCTGGCAATGGGGTGGGAGGATATTCATCTGCACCATTTCATGATCCACGGTAAGCAGTATGGGATTACCCAACCAGGTGGAACAATATTTAGCGATCGCGCCTGTGAAGTAAAACTGGTTGTGTCGCAAAAAGTGAAGGAGATGGTACGGTAGGGAAGCGTTGTCAATGATGCTCAGCTTTCCATGTCCACTCAATCCCTGTTCAAATGGCGTCATTTCTTACCAGAAGTCATCCTGCTGAATGTACGCTGGTATTGCCGCTATGCACTCTCTTACCGAGACTTGGAGGAGATGATGCAAGAGCGAGGCGTTGAGGTGGATCATTCGGTTGTGTTGCAAAAAGTTGTTAAGGACAGAAAACTCCTGGAAAGGAGAGAGACTAAGCAGCTACTCCGAAAATTTTAGCGATGAATTTTATCCGCTGTTGAACGGCTGTTTTCTCTACTCCTAGAATTTGTCCTTTGTGCATCATGTGCATCATTTCGTATCCTTTGATTGTGCGTCGCGCTGTGTTGAATGACTTAAATCCCATCCCTGGTTTAACTAGTCGTTTGATCCCTCGATGGTCTTGCTCAACTATGTTATTTAGATACTTTTGTCTTGAAAAGTCCGCCGTCTGCTGGGGTTCCCCCAGCAGAATCATTACGGCGGCTTTCCGCTTCTGCCTTAGTTTCACGCTTTTAGGTAGTTCTGCTTCAGCTTTAAGTTGAGCAATAGCTTTGGGATAAGCCGCATTGAGATCCACAGTAATCACTCGGGGAGAACTAGTGTGAAGTGCTTTCAGTGTCTTACGGAAGAAGCGTTTTGCCGCAGCAGTATTGCGTTTGGCTGTGAGCAAAAAATCTATTGTATTTCCATTTGAATCGACAGCCCGGTACAGATATTTTGGTTTCCCCTTAACCGCAATGTAAGTTTCATCCACTCGCCACGAATCATTCGTCGGGCGTAAGTAGGGGCGGCAGCGCTTGTCTAGTTCTGGACTATACTTTTGTACCCACTGAAACACGGTTGTGTGATGCAGATCCATCCCCCGCTCATTCACCATTTCTGCCACTTGTCGCTCTTGAAAGCGGGTAGGTGAGATCCCAGCGCACGCACAACAAGATGATTTCTGGTTCATAGTGCCGCCATTTGAAGGGGTTGGTGCTGGACATGGAGATGGGAGCGAATGAATACAATGTCTCACCCTACCACCTGCTGCTCCTATTTTTGCAACACAACCCTGTAATAAACCATTCTTCATCAAACCGTTCGTCTAGAATGGCAATCGCCAGATTGTCGGTCCTACATAGCTTTTAGGGTAACTTAGCTTTGACACTAACTGATAAGCTTCATGCATAGTTCCATCCGAGGACTTGAGGGCTAACGACCAAGCTCACCGGACGCAGACAACCTTAAACATATAG
The DNA window shown above is from Chroococcidiopsis sp. SAG 2025 and carries:
- a CDS encoding type II toxin-antitoxin system YhaV family toxin, whose amino-acid sequence is MIINGWQIYFIKRLFGKQRRDLQAKVRQLKKTLPKEEYLSHDTVKLYTAIVVAIKEKIPLDPFASHFALTGPLKKYGRVKKMGLPSRYRLFFRALQTPERKAIFILWLGYPRKAGDKNDCYKAFRKMVERGDFPNSLDDLLLKSEED
- a CDS encoding TetR family transcriptional regulator, with protein sequence MGYESATTHLIAAKAGTAIGSLYQFFLIKQPF
- a CDS encoding plasmid pRiA4b ORF-3 family protein, with the translated sequence MSDSAERVIYQLKVVLLGISPMIWRRILVSSDSTIEDLHYTIQLAMGWEDIHLHHFMIHGKQYGITQPGGTIFSDRACEVKLVVSQKVKEMVR
- a CDS encoding transposase family protein; this translates as MNLDAFALGFQGLQQEFDNIHLPHKKPKGKELSDQQKQENREFSRQRVKCEHAHAGIKRYNAVTDVYRNRVPDFDDCLMLNAVGLWNFYLDAA